Sequence from the Lysobacter capsici genome:
CTTGTACATCTGGTTGCGGCCCTGCACGTCGTCGGACTTCACCGTCAGCATTTCCTGCAGGGTGTAGGCCGCGCCGTAGGCTTCCAGCGCCCAGACTTCCATTTCGCCGAAACGCTGACCGCCGAACTGCGCCTTGCCGCCCAGCGGCTGCTGGGTGACGAGCGAGTACGGACCGGTCGAACGCGCGTGCATCTTGTCGTCGACCAGGTGGTTCAGCTTGAGCATGTGCATGTAGCCGATCGTGACCGGACGCTCGAACGCTTCGCCGGTACGGCCGTCGTGCAGGATCGTCTGGCCGCTCAGCGGCAGGTCCGCCAGCTCGAGCATGCGCTTGATCTCGACTTCGGCCGCGCCGTCGAACACCGGCGTCGCCATCGGCACGCCGTCGGTCAGGTTGTGCGCGAGCGTCAGCAGCTCCTCATCGGAGAACTGCTTCAGGTCGACGCGCTGACCGTGCGCCTTCTGGTCGTGGTTGTAGATGTCGTCGAGGAACTTGCGCAGGTCGGCGATCTTCTGCTGCGCCTCCAGCATGCGCTGGATCTTCTGGCCCAGACCCTTGGCGGCCCAGCCCAGATGCACTTCGAGGATCTGGCCGATGTTCATGCGCGAAGGCACGCCCAGCGGGTTCAGCACGATGTCGACGGTCTGACCGTCGGCCGCGTACGGCATGTCCTCGACCGGCACGATGGTCGACACGACACCCTTGTTGCCGTGACGGCCGGCCATCTTGTCGCCCGGCTGGATGCGGCGCTTAACGGCGAGGAACACCTTGACCATCTTCAGCACGCCCGGCGCGAGGTCGTCGCCCTGGGTGATCTTGCCGCGCTTGTCGGCGAAGCGGCGATCGAATTCCTTCTGATGGACGTCGATCTGCTTCTGCGCGCGCTCGATCGCTTCGATCGCTTCCTCGTCCTTCATGCGCAGGGTGAACCAATCGGTGCGCTTGAGGCCGTCGAGCACCAGGCTGGTGACCGTGTCGCCCTTCTTCAGGCCAGCGCCGCCGTTGGCGACCTTGCCGATCAGCTGCGAACGCAGACGATCGTAGATGGCCGCTTCGAGGATGCGGAACTGATCGTCGAAGTCCTTCTTGACCCGGCGGATTTCCGACTCTTCGATCTGACGGGCGCGCTTGTCCTTCTCGATGCCGTCGCGGGTGAAGACCTGCACGTCGATGACGGTGCCGTCCATGCCCGGGGGCACGCGCAGCGAGCTGTCCTTAACGTCGGACGCCTTCTCGCCGAAGATCGCGCGCAGCAGCTTCTCTTCCGGAGTCAGCTGCGACTCGCCCTTCGGCGTGACCTTGCCGACCAGGATGTCGCCGGCGCGCACTTCCGCGCCGATGTACACCACGCCCGACTCGTCGAGGCGGTTCAAGGCCTGCTCGGAGACGTTCGGGATGTCGGCGGAGATTTCCTCCGGCCCCAGCTTGGTGTCGCGCGCGACGCAGGTCAGCTCTTCGATGTGGATCGTGGTGTAGCGATCCTCTTCGACCACGCGCTCGGAGAGCAGGATCGAGTCTTCGAAGTTGTAGCCGTTCCACGGCATGAACGCGACCAGCATATTCTGGCCGAGCGCGAGCTCGCCGATGTCGGTCGACGGACCGTCGGCCAGCACGTCGCCGCGGGCGATGACGTCGCCGACCTTGACCAGCGGGCTCTGGTTGATACAGGTGTTCTGGTTCGAACGCGTGTACTTGATCAGGTTGTAGATGTCGACGCCGGCATCGGTGACGCCGGAGATCTCGCTCTCGTTGACCTTGACCACGATGCGGGCCGCGTCGATCTGTTCGATCGTGCCGCCGCGCAGCGCATTCACTGTCACGCCCGAGTCGCGCGCCACGGCGCGCTCGATGCCGGTACCGACCAGCGGCTTCTGCGCCTTGAGGGTCGGAACGGCCTGACGCTGCATGTTCGCGCCCATCAGCGCGCGGTTCGCGTCATCGTGCTCCAGGAACGGAACCAGCGCGGCCGCGACCGACACGGTCTGCATCGGCGAGACGTCCATGAAGTGGATCTCGGACGGCGGCTTGAGCAGGGTTTCGCCCTGGAAGCGGCAGGCGACGAACTGCGAGCTGATCATGCCCTTGTCGTCCTGCGGCGCGTTGGCCTGGGCGATGACGTACTCGTTCTCTTCGATCGCCGACAGGAACTCGACGTCGTCGGTGACCTTGCCGTCCACGACCTTGCGGTACGGCGTCTCGAGGAAGCCGTACTTGTTGGTGCGCGCGAACACGGCGAGCGAGTTGATCAGGCCGATGTTCGGGCCTTCAGGCGTTTCGATGGTGCACACGCGGCCGTAATGGGTCGGGTGAACGTCGCGCACTTCGAAGCCGGCGCGCTCGCGGGTCAGACCGCCCGGGCCGAGGGCCGACACGCGACGCTTGTGCGTGACTTCCGACAGCGGGTTGTTCTGATCCATGAACTGCGACAGCTGCGAGGAGCCGAAGAACTCCTTGATCGCGGCGGCCACGGGCTTGGCGTTGATGAGTTCCTGCGGCGTGAGGCCTTCGGACTCGGCCATCGACAGGCGTTCCTTCACCGCGCGCTCGACGCGGACCAGGCCGACGCGGAAGGTGTTCTCGGCCATTTCGCCGACCGAACGCACGCGACGGTTGCCCAGGTGATCGATATCGTCGACCACGCCGCGGCCGTTGCGAATCTCGGTCAGCACGCGGATGACGTCGAGGATGTCCGAGGTCTGGCCGAGTTCGTTGCGCAGGCGCACCGACTCCTCGTCCTTGCGCTCGGAGAAGTACTTCGCGTCGTACAGCACCGAGGCGCCGGTGGTTTCCTTGCGGCCGATGCGGCGGTTGAACTTCATCCGGCCGACGCCCGACAAGTCGTAGCGCTCGAAGGTGAAGAACAGGTTGTGGAACAGGTTCTGCGCGGCGTCCT
This genomic interval carries:
- the rpoB gene encoding DNA-directed RNA polymerase subunit beta: MTTASTTQQYSFTEKKRIRKDFGKRKSILEVPFLLAIQVDSYREFLQEHTDPAKRADRGLHAALKSVFPISSYSGNAALEYVGYKLGDPVFDERECRNRGLSYGAPLRVTVRLVIYDRESSTKAIKYVKEQEVYMGEIPLMTGNGTFIVNGTERVIVSQLHRSPGVFFDHDRGKTHSSGKLLYSARIIPYRGSWLDFEYDPKDALFTRIDRRRKLPVTVLLRALGYNNTEMLSEFFEINTFHIMSEGVQWELVSERLRGETLDFDLADGDKVIVEAGKRITARHVKQMEQSGIAALAVPDAYLVGRILSHDVVDTKSGELLASANDEISEEQLAAFRKAGIEQVGTIWVNDLDRGPYISNTLRIDPSKTQLEALVEIYRMMRPGEPPTKDAAQNLFHNLFFTFERYDLSGVGRMKFNRRIGRKETTGASVLYDAKYFSERKDEESVRLRNELGQTSDILDVIRVLTEIRNGRGVVDDIDHLGNRRVRSVGEMAENTFRVGLVRVERAVKERLSMAESEGLTPQELINAKPVAAAIKEFFGSSQLSQFMDQNNPLSEVTHKRRVSALGPGGLTRERAGFEVRDVHPTHYGRVCTIETPEGPNIGLINSLAVFARTNKYGFLETPYRKVVDGKVTDDVEFLSAIEENEYVIAQANAPQDDKGMISSQFVACRFQGETLLKPPSEIHFMDVSPMQTVSVAAALVPFLEHDDANRALMGANMQRQAVPTLKAQKPLVGTGIERAVARDSGVTVNALRGGTIEQIDAARIVVKVNESEISGVTDAGVDIYNLIKYTRSNQNTCINQSPLVKVGDVIARGDVLADGPSTDIGELALGQNMLVAFMPWNGYNFEDSILLSERVVEEDRYTTIHIEELTCVARDTKLGPEEISADIPNVSEQALNRLDESGVVYIGAEVRAGDILVGKVTPKGESQLTPEEKLLRAIFGEKASDVKDSSLRVPPGMDGTVIDVQVFTRDGIEKDKRARQIEESEIRRVKKDFDDQFRILEAAIYDRLRSQLIGKVANGGAGLKKGDTVTSLVLDGLKRTDWFTLRMKDEEAIEAIERAQKQIDVHQKEFDRRFADKRGKITQGDDLAPGVLKMVKVFLAVKRRIQPGDKMAGRHGNKGVVSTIVPVEDMPYAADGQTVDIVLNPLGVPSRMNIGQILEVHLGWAAKGLGQKIQRMLEAQQKIADLRKFLDDIYNHDQKAHGQRVDLKQFSDEELLTLAHNLTDGVPMATPVFDGAAEVEIKRMLELADLPLSGQTILHDGRTGEAFERPVTIGYMHMLKLNHLVDDKMHARSTGPYSLVTQQPLGGKAQFGGQRFGEMEVWALEAYGAAYTLQEMLTVKSDDVQGRNQMYKNIVDGEYEMVAGMPESFNVLVKEIRSLAINMELEEN